One Ranitomeya imitator isolate aRanImi1 chromosome 4, aRanImi1.pri, whole genome shotgun sequence genomic window, GCGTGAATCATCTTTGGTAGTGATCCTATTTTGGAGAAGTGTATTACGGTCCATAGCCTTTGCTTGTTGATAACCTTGACTAATATCCATGGGATTATACCCACGACATAAAAATCTCGTGGTAATGTCACGTGCCTGGACTTCAAATTCTTCATTTGTGTCGCAAATTCTTCTTGCTCTAATAAATTGTCCTTTGGGAATTGCCTTAACAGTATGTCTTGGGTGTGCCGATTTAGCATGCAAAACCGAGTTCGTACTGGTCTCCTTACGAAAAATGGTACTGTGGATGGTCCCCGAGACATCTACTCTCAATTTTAGATCTAAAAAGTCAATCTCTTCTTTGGTGGTTTTGAAGGTAAGTTTTACATTCCAGTCATTATTGTTCAGATGTCGGAGGAATCTGTCCAGCTCCAATCCATCACCCTGCCAGATGAAAAGAAGATCATCAATGAAACGCATCCAACTCACCACAGAAGGACCTTGGCTATCATGTAAGTATGGCAGCATATGTTCACGTTCCCAATGACCCATAAAAAGATTGGCATATGAGGGCGCAAAAGACGCCCCCATTGCCACTCCACGCTGTTGTTTATAAAATCTATCCTTAAAGGTAAAATAATTATGGGTCAGTGCATACTCCAATAATTCCAAAAGCAGTTGTAACAAATCCCTATCCatgcctttatttgaaagaaagaaTTAATATCCCTATGCGATTCAAATGGTGCTGAGCGCGTCTCTTGCTTCCGTGGTGGGCGCACCTTCCGTCCCGTGCCTCGCCTGTAGCGCCGCGGATCGCGCAATAGCGCGTCTCTGCGGAGCTGCCGCGGGATGCGGGGTGGAGGTGTTGTCGCCGTGGCAGCGGGCGACGCGCCGTTACCTATGCACCATATCCACTATGGCCTCTATGGTATAGTGTGCGTCACCGGCTTCTCTGGTATGCGCATGCTCCGTCTCCGGCCTGGCTTGTGACGTCTCGAGCAGCGCGCCGCGCCTCCTTGTGATGTCGCTGTTGGGCGTGGGGCGGCGTGTGGGCGCCGGAGTAGCATGTGAGGCACGTAATAAGGCGCCGGTAATAGGATTGGATAGGGGCTCAATTTTGATCATATATAAAGCGGCAGCTCGACCTCCCTCACatcactccctgaagaagcaagacgtgtgaaacgcgcgttggagtgtgaggaggTAGCTTCGGTCCATCTATCATGACTACTGGTTAGTATGTATAccttttgcactatgcactatgcactttttttggcTTCAAAACTGCTTTATGTAAAGGGTAGGTGTGGGATATGAAAGGTCATCTTTAGGATCTCCACTTGGATATTGATACTGTTGTACCTTCTCCTACACTTATGTCCCATGGTGGAAATATACTAATACAGCAGCCCTAAGATATATACTTGTATAGCAGTTCTGAGAAGCAGTTATTATTGTCTTGCTACTAACAGTACTTTATTATTAGAATAGGATATATCCATCAATAAAACAGTAGATATATATTATTATTCTGGATGTCCAAAGCTACTCCtcttgtttttaattattatttgtgtattgttctattggtgtcaataaaatatttttgaacttttatatatatttttttgattattTATATTCAAGTAGTTTTTTGATTGGTTTATAGATTTGTGCATCTGCTTGAAGCATAATTGTTTCTATTTGGGGATTCTTTCCTTGTCGGATTAAAGTGTATTCTATTTTTTAGGAATTTCCCTGCCTACTATGGATTATAAAAGCCGGGACACCAGCTGGCTTTCACAAATTTCTACTATTTTTGGGGACAACTCAGATAAGACTAATGATATTGTAAATAGTCCTGATAATTGTGAGGCAGACAGGCAACAGTTGAAGGATCTCTTATTTAAACGTATGAAAACATGGTGGAATAGCAAAACCCTTGAACAATACTTGCAACGCAGATTTATACCAAGAGGTTTGCGTGTGCAAGTCTTTCCCTCCTTTGTGGTGGAAGATTTGACTATTGTAAAAAAATGGGAAGAAGCCTGTCAAAGTTGCTCTAAAACTTTTTTAGAGCTACTGATCTCCCTTGATCAGAAAAAGTTAGAGGTAATAGAGAGTCAGATACGTATTATACAGGATAAACTAAAAGAAAAGATGTCCATTGTGGAATTGACGGCATTTGAAGTAGACCTAGATAAGAGCCATGCTAAATGGGAACAGGATCTTAAAAAAATGAAGGCTCAAAAATTTCAAAGAGATCAGGCTGATTATCAGCAGAATAAGGTTTATAGGTGGAGGAGGAGCCAGAATCAGTCTCGAACCAACTCTATAGCTTCAATTTCGAGTACTTCCTCGCACATCTCAACGGAGACGGATACCTCAATGGATTTAAGACGTTACAACACTCGTCAAGCAACTGGAGGACGTGATTATAATAAATATCAAGAGTCCAAACAAAATAGCAATTTTAAGGTAATAAACCTATCTGATATTGACCTCTCAGCTGACCAATTGTCAGTCTTATCTTTGGGTCTAACTTTTTGCCCCACATCTAATTTCGATACATTTGTGGCCATAAAGGATGTATTTTTGTTTGCTCGCAAACTTCTCCTGAAGAAATttcatgaaaataaaaatcctgCCAATTCATTTTTTTCAACAGAGGCGGAATTGGAAACGCTCCGGATATTAGAGGAATTACTTCTGGAGCAGCAGGAATCTGTGCAGAGTAAGTTCCCGGAATTTATTAGAAAGAAATCTAAAACTTTTCCGCCAATTACGTTGAATTCTTCGATAGAAGTCTTTGTGAAAATGGTGTGTGATGAATTATACCAACTTCAAACCCGCAGACCAAGCGATAATTTGACATTTACACAACGAAAGGCATTGAAGGAATTGAAAAATATGAAGCAGGTGGTGTTCAAACCTGCCGATAAAGGCGGTAATGTGGTGGTCTGGCCGGTACAATTATACGAAAAAGAGGCTTTCAAGCAATTGAACAATACAAATTGTTATCAGAAATTAAGCTCAGACCCCACTGCCGCCTTTCAAAGGCAATTACTTGCTATCTTGAATGAGGCTTTGGATAAAGGCCTCATAACCAAATCAATATGGGAAGGTTTATGTGTCAACCACCCTGTGACGCCAACAATATATTTTTTGCCGAAAATACATAAAGACTTGGTCAGCCCACCCGGAAGACCAATTGTCTCCGGATGTGGCGGATTAAATGAACCCACCTGCAGATTtcttgatttttatttaaaacccTGTGTGGAGGAATTACCTTCTTATGTGAAGGATTCGGGGGAAGTTTTGCAAAGATTACAGGGAGTGAATTTTGAGTCTGATATGATCCTCATCACTGGAGACGTAGAGACCTTATATACCTGTATTAGTCATGAACGAGGTATATCGGCAGCAGAAttctttctttcaaataaaggcatGGATAGGGATTTGTTACAACTGCTTTTGGAATTATTGGAGTATGCACTGACCCATAATTATTTTACCTTTAAGGATAGATTTTATAAACAACAGCGTGGAGTGGCAATGGGGGCGTCTTTTGCGCCCTCATATGCCAATCTTTTTATGGGTCATTGGGAACGTGAACATATGCTGCCATACTTACATGATAGCCAAGGTCCTTCTGTGGTGAGTTGGATGCGTTTCATTGATGATCTTTTTTTCATCTGGCAGGGTGATGGATTGGAGCTGGACAGATTCCTCCGACATCTGAACAATAATGACTGGAATGTAAAACTTACCTTCAAAACCACCAAAGAAGAGATTGACTTTTTAGATCTAAAATTGAGAGTAGATGTCTCG contains:
- the LOC138674211 gene encoding uncharacterized protein isoform X2 is translated as MDYKSRDTSWLSQISTIFGDNSDKTNDIVNSPDNCEADRQQLKDLLFKRMKTWWNSKTLEQYLQRRFIPRGLRVQVFPSFVVEDLTIVKKWEEACQSCSKTFLELLISLDQKKLEVIESQIRIIQDKLKEKMSIVELTAFEVDLDKSHAKWEQDLKKMKAQKFQRDQADYQQNKVYRWRRSQNQSRTNSIASISSTSSHISTETDTSMDLRRYNTRQATGGRDYNKYQESKQNSNFKRRNWKRSGY
- the LOC138674211 gene encoding uncharacterized protein isoform X1, encoding MDYKSRDTSWLSQISTIFGDNSDKTNDIVNSPDNCEADRQQLKDLLFKRMKTWWNSKTLEQYLQRRFIPRGLRVQVFPSFVVEDLTIVKKWEEACQSCSKTFLELLISLDQKKLEVIESQIRIIQDKLKEKMSIVELTAFEVDLDKSHAKWEQDLKKMKAQKFQRDQADYQQNKVYRWRRSQNQSRTNSIASISSTSSHISTETDTSMDLRRYNTRQATGGRDYNKYQESKQNSNFKVINLSDIDLSADQLSVLSLGLTFCPTSNFDTFVAIKDVFLFARKLLLKKFHENKNPANSFFSTEAELETLRILEELLLEQQESVQR